The Medicago truncatula cultivar Jemalong A17 chromosome 4, MtrunA17r5.0-ANR, whole genome shotgun sequence genome includes a region encoding these proteins:
- the LOC11423873 gene encoding protein TIFY 10A, producing the protein MSTSSDISGLSGNKLTKSSEKPTFSQTCNLLRQYLKEKKGSFEGFNLHTPETNGSSPGSSSHSGITMDLFPTNVTPKNLTTMDFFFPRVVNPMVKEPETAQLTMFYNGQVIVLDDFPAEKVEELKSFARTQTQHSDVPTMIPQQPPSLIDMPIARKASLRRFMEKRKDRVSVYSPYQRICPDSAAPEKHAESAPWLVLGAKST; encoded by the exons ATGTCGACTTCATCGGACATTTCTGGTTTATCCGGCAACAAACTGACAAAATCATCGGAGAAACCTACGTTTTCTCAAACTTGTAATCTATTGAGGCAATACCTCAAGGAGAAGAAGGGTAGTTTCGAAGGCTTTAACCTTCACACTCCTGAAacaaatg GGTCATCACCTGGTTCATCTTCTCACTCTGGAATAACCATGGATTTATTTCCCACAAACGTGACCCCGAAAAACCTTACAACTATGGATTTTTTCTTTCCAAG AGTTGTTAACCCAATGGTTAAAGAGCCTGAAACAGCACAATTGACAATGTTTTATAATGGACAAGTTATTGTGTTGGATGATTTTCCTGCTGAGAAAGTTGAGGAGCTAAAATCATTTGCTAGAACTCAGACTCAGCATTCAGATGTTCCTACTATGATCCCCCAACAACCTCCCTCACTAATtg ATATGCCAATAGCTAGAAAAGCTTCACTTCGTCGATTCATGGAGAAGAGGAAAGATAG AGTTTCTGTCTACTCACCATATCAAAGAATCTGTCCTGACTCTGCTGCTCCAGAAAAGCATGCTGAATCCGCTCCATGGCTTGTGTTAGGTGCTAAATCAACGTAA